From Nitrospiraceae bacterium:
TCCGTTGGCCGTCAAGAGGGCGCTGCCGACCTGGCCCAGGATAGCGTTGTTAATCACATCGCCTTGAATCAAGTTCACAATCTGGCCCAACGATCCCGACATCGCGACGGGCCAGGCGCCAAGCATTTTGCTGGTTCCGTCTGAATTGAGATTGGTTGTGAAGGAAAAGAGACTCGATGAAGCAACGGTGTTCCCTGTGAACAAGAGAGTGTTGTTGTTGAACCAATTCGCTAGGGCATTGAACTGCTGTGTGAGATTGAGATGGGTGGGGCTAATGCTAGAAAGAGCGGAGCTGGTCCCTGCAATAACCTGGGCGCCACTCCCATTTGTATCAAACTCGAACAGTGTGTACTTGACCGGGTTCGTGCCGCTCGCGGCCGTGAGATCAGCAGAAAGATTCATATTCACGATTGGGGATGTCGTCAGAATCGTGTTGGCATTTCCGAGGTCGACGAGGGCCTCCGTGCTGTTACCATAGATGGCGACAACCAGATCGCCAGTGTTGAACGAAAAGGCCTGCGCTTGTCCGGCACTACCCATAGCCGTGGCCGTCGCGAAGGCCATTGCCATCACGGCCCGTTTGAATCGTGTGAATCGCATATTCCGTGCCCTCCCTTGATAGATGTAATAGATGATGAACGCTTTCCTCTTCCTCTTACGTCCTTCGATGGTTGGCTGTACCTCTCCTCGTCCAGTCCACCTCCTTTCACTCCATTTCGTGAAAGCGTGCGGTCCTGAACCAGGATGCACGCCGCATTTGTCTCGAACCCGTGTTACAGAGGCATCAAGGCTCTATTCGATGCTCGTAACATTTTCTTCGTCCCGTTCGGCTTCAGAGGCCGCTTCCCGGTGCTTCGAGCTGGACACGAAGATTGGCTGGGACACCAGCGTTTCATGTGGGTCCACTTCTACTGGGGCAGGATTACGGACGGATCACTAGACGTTCTGAAGGAGGTAAATTCTCGATTAAGAGCAGGTCACAGGATGGGACGTGAGGAGTACGGTGTGAGGCAACTCGGTTGTCTAAATTGTCTCGTTGGTTTTGTCGATCGGACCGCGAACCACATGAACCAGACAAACCACGTAAACCAGAAAGAGGAGATACATTTCGGGCATCACGTCGGAGGGAAGAATTTCACGATGATCGTATGGTCCATCCCGGGCGGAGGCGGACGAACTTCAGCG
This genomic window contains:
- a CDS encoding VPLPA-CTERM sorting domain-containing protein, coding for MRFTRFKRAVMAMAFATATAMGSAGQAQAFSFNTGDLVVAIYGNSTEALVDLGNANTILTTSPIVNMNLSADLTAASGTNPVKYTLFEFDTNGSGAQVIAGTSSALSSISPTHLNLTQQFNALANWFNNNTLLFTGNTVASSSLFSFTTNLNSDGTSKMLGAWPVAMSGSLGQIVNLIQGDVINNAILGQVGSALLTANGFLSVGNPGPAAVPLPAGVVLFGTGLIGLVGVARRSFTA